A single Mycolicibacterium cosmeticum DNA region contains:
- a CDS encoding MCE family protein — MTAPATSVNKSKTPPYKLAGLVLLLVVAVVLGLTWAQFRGYFEKKATLVVMAERAGLSMDPGSKVTFNGVPIGRLKSAGVVTDGEESRAKLTLDVQPQYLKMIPANVDAQLRATTVFGNKYISFLSPADPSADKLKPGAVINAISTTTEFNTLFETIMGIAQQVDPVKLNQTLTAAAQALDGLGERFGQSLVNGNDILGELNARMPQIRRDTKDLADLSTVYADAAPNLFDGLGHAVVTARTLNAERGTIDAVLMSAVGFGNNAGDVFERGGPYLVRGAQDLLPTTKLLDYYSPELLCTVRNFHDVAPKLAGALGGNGYSLLSNSELIGAGNPYVYPDNLPRINARGGPEGRPGCWQPITRDLWPAPYLVMDTGASIAPYNHFELGQPLAAEYVWGRQVGENTINP; from the coding sequence ATGACCGCGCCGGCAACTTCAGTGAACAAATCCAAGACGCCGCCCTACAAGCTGGCGGGCCTCGTGCTGCTGCTCGTGGTGGCCGTGGTGCTCGGGCTGACCTGGGCGCAGTTCCGCGGGTACTTCGAGAAGAAGGCCACGTTGGTGGTGATGGCCGAGCGGGCGGGGTTGTCGATGGATCCCGGGTCGAAGGTGACTTTCAACGGGGTGCCGATCGGGCGGTTGAAATCCGCGGGCGTGGTGACCGATGGTGAGGAGTCGCGGGCCAAGCTGACGTTGGATGTGCAGCCGCAGTATCTGAAGATGATTCCGGCGAATGTGGATGCGCAGTTGCGGGCGACGACGGTGTTCGGCAACAAGTACATCTCGTTCCTGTCGCCGGCCGATCCGTCCGCGGACAAGCTCAAGCCGGGTGCGGTGATCAATGCGATCAGTACCACCACCGAGTTCAACACGTTGTTCGAGACGATCATGGGGATCGCCCAGCAGGTGGATCCGGTGAAGTTGAACCAGACGTTGACCGCGGCGGCGCAGGCGCTGGACGGGTTGGGCGAGCGGTTCGGTCAGTCGTTGGTGAACGGCAACGACATCCTGGGTGAGCTCAATGCGCGGATGCCGCAGATTCGCCGGGACACCAAGGATTTGGCGGATCTGTCGACGGTGTATGCGGATGCGGCGCCGAATCTGTTCGATGGTTTGGGGCATGCGGTGGTGACGGCGCGCACGCTCAACGCCGAGCGGGGGACCATCGATGCGGTATTGATGTCGGCGGTGGGGTTCGGTAACAACGCCGGGGATGTGTTCGAGCGGGGTGGGCCGTATCTGGTGCGTGGTGCCCAGGATTTGTTGCCGACCACCAAGTTGCTGGATTACTACAGCCCTGAATTGCTGTGCACCGTCCGTAACTTCCACGACGTCGCACCCAAACTTGCCGGCGCGCTCGGTGGTAACGGTTACTCGTTGTTGTCGAACAGCGAGTTGATCGGCGCGGGAAATCCGTACGTGTACCCGGACAACCTGCCGCGCATCAACGCTCGCGGTGGTCCGGAAGGACGGCCGGGCTGCTGGCAGCCGATCACCCGGGACCTGTGGCCGGCACCGTATCTGGTGATGGACACCGGTGCCAGCATCGCCCCGTACAACCACTTCGAGCTCGGTCAGCCGCTGGCCGCCGAGTACGTCTGGGGCCGCCAAGTGGGGGAGAACACGATCAACCCATGA
- a CDS encoding virulence factor Mce family protein, with product MSIRGTLFKLGAISAVLLVFTAIIFVVFAQVRFDKTTGYSAIFDNASGLRSGQFVRAYGVEVGKVKDVTLIDGGHHVRVDFEVQNDLQLFQETTAAVRYLDLIGNRYLELRRGDSDKILPAGSTIPRERTQPALDLDALVGGFRPLFKSLDPDKVNNIANSLITIFQGQGGTISDILDQTAELTSALASRDQAIGEVITNLNTVLNTTVKHRQQFDDTLKNFEALITGLKNRADPIASSVADISNAAGSLGDLLADNRPLLRDTLGYLETTQQPLIDQKDEVNNILQQIPASLKIIGRAGGIYGDFFNFYVCDLSLKLNGLQPGGPVRTVKVVTQPSGRCTPK from the coding sequence ATGAGTATCAGAGGCACGCTCTTCAAACTCGGTGCGATCTCGGCGGTGCTGCTCGTCTTCACCGCCATCATCTTCGTGGTGTTCGCCCAGGTGCGATTCGACAAGACCACCGGGTACTCGGCGATCTTCGACAACGCCAGCGGCCTGCGCAGCGGACAGTTCGTCCGCGCCTACGGTGTCGAGGTCGGCAAGGTCAAGGATGTGACGCTGATCGACGGCGGCCACCATGTCCGCGTCGATTTCGAGGTGCAGAACGATCTGCAGCTGTTCCAGGAAACCACCGCGGCCGTCCGCTATCTCGACCTGATCGGCAACCGCTACCTGGAACTGCGTCGTGGCGACAGCGACAAGATCCTGCCGGCCGGCAGCACCATCCCGCGTGAGCGCACCCAGCCCGCCTTGGATCTCGACGCACTCGTCGGCGGTTTCCGCCCGCTGTTCAAATCGCTTGACCCGGACAAGGTCAACAACATCGCCAACTCGCTGATCACGATCTTCCAGGGGCAGGGAGGCACCATCAGCGACATCCTGGACCAGACCGCCGAGCTCACCTCGGCGCTGGCCTCTCGTGACCAGGCCATCGGCGAGGTGATCACCAACCTCAACACCGTGCTGAACACCACCGTCAAGCACCGGCAGCAGTTCGACGACACGTTGAAGAACTTCGAGGCGCTGATCACCGGCCTGAAGAACCGTGCCGACCCGATCGCCTCGTCCGTCGCCGACATCAGCAACGCCGCAGGTTCATTGGGCGACCTGCTGGCCGACAACCGTCCGCTGCTGCGAGACACCCTCGGCTATCTGGAGACCACCCAACAACCGCTGATCGATCAGAAGGATGAGGTGAACAACATCCTGCAGCAGATCCCGGCGTCGCTGAAGATCATCGGCCGCGCGGGCGGCATCTACGGTGACTTCTTCAACTTCTACGTGTGCGACCTGTCACTGAAGCTCAACGGGCTGCAGCCGGGTGGACCGGTCCGCACCGTCAAGGTGGTCACCCAGCCTTCGGGTAGGTGCACGCCGAAATGA
- a CDS encoding MCE family protein: protein MRTIQGSDRVRKGVMGVVTVALVIGVGSSLTSVPMLFAVPTYYAQFNDTGGLNVGDKVRIAGVDVGDVTSMDIKGDKVEIGYTLGGREIGTESRAAIRTDTILGRKNIQVEPRGSTILKPRGSLPVEQTQTPYQIYDAFLDVTRASQGWDTQAVKQSLNVLSETVDQTSPHLSAALKGVQEFSDSLGKRDEQLKQLLANAGKIATVLADRSGQVNALLVNSQTLLAAINDRRQAVSLLLERISSVSQQISGFINENPNLNRVLTQLQTISGILNERKNDLADTLSLASKFIAGLAEALASGPYFKALLANLLPPTLLQPFVDAAFKKRGIDPEQFWRNSGLPAFRFPDPNGTRFENGAPPPAPTPIEGTPENPGPAVPPGSPCSYTPPADGLPRPGDPLPCAHLDQGPYGPVPGGYPPPNVATSQPNPDGIGPNPGVPSAAIPGQVAPDVPGTPVPIAPGPPGARTVPVGPPGVPTPPGDIPGRAVPAPLLPPGPQAPPGPGPQLSPVGTEPLPGNPPFLPPGSQGGAP, encoded by the coding sequence ATGAGGACGATCCAGGGTTCGGACCGCGTCCGTAAGGGCGTGATGGGTGTGGTCACCGTGGCACTGGTCATCGGTGTCGGCTCCAGCCTGACCAGCGTGCCGATGCTGTTTGCGGTGCCCACCTACTACGCGCAGTTCAACGACACCGGCGGGTTGAACGTCGGCGACAAGGTGCGCATTGCCGGTGTCGATGTCGGCGATGTGACGAGCATGGACATCAAGGGCGACAAGGTCGAAATCGGCTACACCCTGGGCGGCCGGGAGATCGGTACCGAGAGCCGGGCGGCGATCCGTACCGATACCATCCTGGGCCGCAAGAACATTCAGGTGGAGCCGCGTGGCAGCACGATCCTCAAGCCGCGCGGGTCGCTGCCGGTCGAACAGACCCAGACGCCGTACCAGATCTATGACGCCTTCCTCGACGTCACCCGGGCTTCGCAGGGCTGGGACACCCAGGCCGTCAAGCAGTCGCTGAACGTGCTGTCCGAGACCGTGGATCAGACCTCACCGCACCTGAGCGCAGCGCTCAAGGGTGTTCAGGAGTTCTCCGATTCCCTCGGCAAGCGCGACGAACAGCTCAAGCAGTTGCTGGCCAACGCGGGCAAGATCGCCACCGTGCTCGCTGACCGCAGCGGGCAGGTGAACGCCCTGCTGGTCAACTCGCAGACGCTGCTGGCCGCGATCAACGACCGCCGCCAGGCTGTCAGCCTGCTGTTGGAGCGGATTTCGTCCGTGTCACAGCAGATCTCGGGATTCATCAACGAGAATCCGAACCTCAACCGCGTGCTCACCCAGCTTCAGACGATCAGCGGCATTCTCAACGAGCGCAAGAACGACCTGGCCGACACTCTGAGTTTAGCTTCCAAATTCATCGCGGGGTTGGCCGAGGCGCTGGCCTCTGGCCCGTACTTCAAGGCGCTGCTGGCCAACCTGCTGCCGCCGACGCTGCTGCAACCGTTCGTGGACGCGGCGTTCAAGAAGCGCGGTATCGACCCCGAACAGTTCTGGCGTAATTCCGGCCTGCCGGCCTTCCGGTTCCCGGATCCGAACGGAACCCGATTCGAAAACGGTGCACCGCCGCCTGCCCCGACCCCCATCGAGGGCACCCCGGAGAACCCCGGCCCCGCGGTCCCGCCCGGCTCCCCATGCTCGTACACACCGCCGGCGGACGGTCTGCCCCGTCCCGGTGACCCGCTGCCGTGCGCGCACCTGGACCAGGGCCCCTACGGTCCGGTCCCCGGCGGCTACCCGCCACCCAATGTGGCCACGTCGCAGCCGAATCCGGATGGCATCGGCCCGAACCCGGGTGTTCCTTCGGCCGCCATCCCCGGCCAGGTGGCCCCCGACGTGCCGGGTACCCCGGTGCCGATCGCTCCCGGTCCGCCCGGGGCGCGCACGGTCCCGGTCGGCCCGCCCGGGGTGCCCACGCCCCCCGGTGACATCCCCGGCCGCGCGGTGCCCGCACCGCTGCTGCCGCCGGGACCGCAGGCCCCGCCCGGACCCGGCCCGCAGCTCTCCCCGGTGGGCACCGAGCCGCTGCCCGGTAACCCGCCGTTCCTTCCGCCCGGTTCTCAGGGAGGGGCCCCGTAA
- a CDS encoding virulence factor Mce family protein, whose translation MSSVFNIRNIKLPHFSRAAVILTAVVVAVAVGAGVVGWNVYKKLTTTTVTAYFPEVLALYPGDKVLIMGVQVGKIDSISTDGDKMKVVFHWNSKYKVPENASASVLNPSLVASRVIQLSPPYTGGPAMADGAVIPLERTQIPVEYDELRDQVTRILADLGPTKEQPKGPFGDVIESFADGFAGKGEQFNKTIQGLSEALDALHQGRGDIVAVIKSLATFVNALYKNDQQFVALNNNLAQFTNSFTNTDREVATALQQLNQLLGTTRKFLDENSKPLTTDIKNLSDVTTAILQPEPRNGLETGLHVYPNLVSNVVNIVGPNQGGINTLPVLPGVTNFSNPLEFICSTIQAGSRLGYQESAELCAQYLAPILDAIKFNYLPFGVNMASTAMTLPKQIAYSEPRLQPPPGYKDTTVPGIWSRDTLFSHGNHEPGWIVAPGMQGVEVQPFTQNMLTPESLAELMGGPDIVPPAAPPAFGVPPGGSLPGPPNSYDESNPLPPPWYPQPGPPPAAAPGVLPGDPLGAIAPAPPAAPAAGPAPAGPPLPAEAGGGN comes from the coding sequence ATGTCGAGCGTGTTCAACATCCGAAACATCAAGCTGCCGCATTTCTCCCGGGCCGCGGTGATTCTCACGGCCGTCGTGGTGGCGGTGGCCGTCGGTGCCGGTGTGGTGGGTTGGAACGTGTACAAGAAGCTGACCACCACCACGGTGACCGCGTACTTCCCCGAGGTGCTGGCGCTGTACCCGGGGGACAAGGTCCTCATCATGGGGGTGCAGGTCGGCAAGATCGACTCGATCTCCACCGACGGCGACAAGATGAAGGTCGTCTTCCACTGGAACAGCAAGTACAAGGTGCCCGAGAACGCGTCGGCGTCGGTGCTCAACCCCAGCCTGGTGGCGTCGCGGGTGATCCAGCTCTCGCCGCCCTATACGGGCGGGCCGGCGATGGCCGATGGCGCGGTGATCCCGTTGGAGCGCACCCAGATTCCGGTCGAGTACGACGAACTGCGTGATCAGGTGACCCGGATCCTGGCCGACCTCGGTCCGACCAAGGAACAGCCCAAGGGTCCGTTCGGTGATGTCATCGAATCCTTCGCCGACGGGTTCGCCGGTAAGGGTGAGCAGTTCAACAAGACAATCCAGGGCCTGTCCGAAGCGCTGGACGCGTTGCACCAGGGCCGCGGGGACATCGTCGCGGTGATCAAGAGCTTGGCGACGTTCGTCAATGCGCTGTACAAGAACGATCAGCAGTTCGTGGCGCTGAACAACAACCTGGCCCAGTTCACCAACTCGTTCACCAACACCGACCGCGAGGTGGCCACCGCGCTGCAGCAACTCAACCAGCTGCTCGGCACCACGCGAAAGTTCCTCGACGAGAACAGCAAACCGCTGACCACCGACATCAAGAACCTGTCGGATGTCACCACCGCGATCCTGCAGCCCGAGCCACGCAACGGCTTGGAGACCGGTCTACACGTGTATCCAAACCTGGTGTCCAACGTGGTGAACATCGTGGGTCCGAATCAGGGCGGCATCAATACTCTGCCGGTGTTGCCCGGCGTCACGAACTTCTCCAACCCACTTGAGTTCATTTGCAGTACCATTCAGGCCGGGAGCCGGTTGGGTTACCAGGAGTCCGCGGAATTGTGCGCCCAGTATCTCGCGCCGATCCTGGACGCGATCAAGTTCAACTACCTGCCGTTCGGTGTGAACATGGCCAGCACCGCGATGACGCTGCCCAAGCAGATCGCCTACTCCGAGCCGCGGCTGCAGCCGCCACCGGGGTACAAGGACACCACCGTGCCGGGTATCTGGTCGCGGGACACGCTGTTCTCGCATGGCAACCATGAGCCGGGCTGGATCGTGGCTCCCGGTATGCAAGGCGTCGAGGTGCAGCCGTTCACGCAGAACATGCTGACCCCGGAATCGTTGGCGGAGTTGATGGGTGGGCCCGATATCGTCCCGCCGGCCGCCCCGCCGGCGTTCGGTGTGCCGCCCGGCGGTAGCCTGCCCGGCCCGCCGAACTCCTATGACGAGTCCAACCCGCTGCCACCGCCGTGGTATCCGCAGCCCGGCCCGCCGCCGGCGGCTGCTCCCGGCGTGCTGCCCGGGGACCCGCTGGGCGCCATCGCCCCGGCACCGCCGGCCGCTCCCGCCGCCGGTCCGGCACCCGCGGGACCGCCGCTGCCCGCCGAAGCCGGAGGGGGTAACTAG
- a CDS encoding virulence factor Mce family protein, which produces MLTSNWRRAGRRTAALAVAALALSSCSQWRGVANVPLPGGPGTQDGHSTIYIQMPETLALNANSRVRVADVFVGRVRAIQLKNWVPTLTVDLEPGVKLPSNVLAKIGQTSLLGSQHVELDSPPDPSSVPLRNGDTIPLKNSSAYPTIERTLASISGILTGGGIPNIEVIQNEVNNILTGRADQIREFLNRLDAFTAEMNKQRDDITRAIDSTNRLLAVVAQRNDTLDQVLTEFPPLIQHFADTRDLFADAVTALGRVSAAADDTLSNTNANLHTNLQNLQRPLKQLSKASPYLVGALKLLLTVPFNIENVPKAIRGDYINLSAVIDLTLSAVDNGLLSGTGVSGMLRALEQAWGRDPATMIPDVRFTPNPHDAPGGPLVERGE; this is translated from the coding sequence GTGCTGACAAGTAACTGGAGGCGCGCCGGCCGGCGCACCGCCGCGCTCGCGGTGGCCGCGCTGGCCCTGAGTTCCTGCTCGCAGTGGCGGGGTGTGGCCAATGTGCCGCTGCCCGGTGGTCCCGGCACCCAGGACGGACACTCCACCATCTACATCCAGATGCCGGAGACGTTGGCGCTCAACGCCAACAGCCGGGTCCGGGTCGCCGACGTGTTCGTCGGCCGGGTCCGGGCGATCCAGTTGAAGAACTGGGTGCCGACGCTGACCGTCGACCTGGAACCGGGCGTCAAGTTGCCGTCGAACGTGCTGGCCAAGATCGGCCAGACCAGCCTGCTGGGTTCCCAGCACGTCGAGCTGGACAGCCCGCCCGACCCGTCGTCTGTACCGCTGCGCAACGGTGACACCATCCCGCTGAAGAACTCGTCGGCGTATCCGACCATCGAGCGCACGCTGGCCAGCATCTCGGGCATCCTCACCGGGGGCGGCATCCCCAATATCGAGGTGATCCAGAACGAGGTCAACAACATCCTGACCGGCCGGGCCGATCAGATCAGGGAGTTCCTCAACCGGCTGGACGCCTTCACCGCGGAGATGAACAAGCAGCGCGACGACATCACCCGGGCCATCGACTCGACCAACCGGCTGCTGGCCGTGGTGGCGCAGCGCAACGACACCCTGGACCAGGTGCTCACCGAATTCCCGCCGCTCATCCAGCATTTCGCGGACACCCGCGATCTGTTCGCCGATGCGGTGACGGCGCTGGGTCGGGTGTCGGCGGCCGCCGACGACACGCTGAGCAACACCAACGCCAACCTGCACACCAACCTGCAGAACCTGCAGCGTCCGCTCAAGCAGCTGTCCAAGGCCTCGCCGTACCTGGTGGGTGCGCTCAAGCTGCTGCTGACGGTGCCGTTCAACATCGAGAACGTGCCGAAAGCCATTCGCGGCGACTACATCAACCTGTCAGCTGTGATCGACTTGACGCTGTCGGCGGTGGACAACGGGTTGTTGTCGGGCACCGGTGTGTCGGGCATGCTGCGGGCGCTGGAACAGGCCTGGGGACGTGACCCGGCGACGATGATCCCGGACGTGCGGTTCACGCCGAACCCGCATGACGCGCCGGGTGGCCCGCTCGTCGAACGGGGGGAGTGA
- a CDS encoding MCE family protein, which produces MLTRFIKAQLLIFTIVTVIALVVLSLFYLRLPTAAGIGMYRLYADLPNSAGLYETANVTYRGTTIGKVRDVQPTATGARVTMDIDDDAKVPVDASANVHSVSAVGEQFLDLVSEKDEGKYFSSGQTITKGSVPSEVGPALDAAERGLAALPKEKIGQLLDETAKAVGGLGPALQRVVDSTQALAGDFKDNLPSVNDIVDHSGPIIDSQVTSEDAIAQWAANLNTIAAQTAEQDGPLRGGLQQAAPTADQLNAVFGDVRDALPQTLANLEVVIDMLKRYNKNVEQVLVALPQGASIAQTSTIFSPNALLHLALGINSPPPCLTGFLPASQWRSPADTTTQPIPSGMYCKIPKDSPNAVRGARNYPCADVPGKRAATPAECRSNEPYVPLGTNPWYGDPNQIVDCPAPAARCTHPVEPGRVIPAPSINNGLNPLGASQLPPPESSAPTSDPLTPPGQGTVTCSGQQPNPCIYTPAAGPSAVYSPQSGEVVGPDGVKYTVNNSMKPGDSGWKEMLAPAG; this is translated from the coding sequence TTGCTGACCAGATTCATCAAGGCCCAGCTGTTGATCTTCACCATCGTGACCGTCATCGCCCTGGTGGTGCTGTCGCTGTTCTACTTGCGGCTGCCCACCGCCGCCGGTATCGGGATGTACCGCCTGTACGCGGATCTGCCGAACTCGGCGGGTCTGTACGAGACGGCCAACGTCACCTACCGGGGCACCACCATCGGCAAGGTGCGCGACGTGCAGCCGACTGCGACCGGCGCCAGGGTGACCATGGACATCGACGACGATGCCAAGGTTCCGGTCGACGCGTCGGCCAACGTGCATTCGGTCTCGGCGGTGGGCGAGCAGTTCCTGGACCTGGTGTCGGAGAAGGACGAAGGCAAGTACTTCAGCTCCGGGCAGACCATCACGAAGGGATCGGTGCCGTCCGAGGTGGGCCCTGCGCTCGATGCCGCCGAGCGCGGTCTCGCTGCGCTGCCCAAGGAGAAGATCGGTCAGTTGCTCGACGAGACGGCGAAAGCCGTCGGGGGACTCGGGCCCGCCCTGCAGCGGGTGGTGGATTCCACCCAGGCGCTGGCGGGTGACTTCAAGGACAACCTGCCCTCGGTGAACGATATCGTCGACCACTCCGGACCGATCATCGACAGCCAGGTGACTTCCGAGGATGCGATAGCGCAGTGGGCGGCCAACCTCAACACCATCGCCGCGCAGACCGCGGAACAGGACGGCCCGCTTCGGGGCGGCCTGCAGCAGGCCGCGCCGACGGCCGATCAGCTCAACGCCGTCTTCGGCGATGTGCGCGATGCGCTGCCGCAGACCCTGGCCAACCTTGAGGTCGTCATCGACATGCTCAAGCGGTACAACAAGAACGTCGAGCAGGTGCTGGTCGCACTGCCTCAGGGTGCGTCCATAGCCCAGACCTCGACCATTTTTTCGCCGAATGCTCTCCTGCACCTTGCGTTGGGTATCAACTCGCCGCCGCCGTGCCTGACCGGGTTCCTGCCGGCCTCGCAGTGGCGGTCACCGGCCGACACCACCACCCAGCCGATCCCGTCGGGCATGTACTGCAAGATCCCCAAGGACTCGCCCAACGCGGTCCGCGGGGCGCGCAACTACCCGTGCGCCGACGTCCCGGGTAAGCGGGCGGCCACCCCGGCCGAGTGCCGCAGCAACGAGCCCTATGTGCCGCTGGGCACCAACCCCTGGTATGGCGATCCGAACCAGATCGTGGACTGCCCGGCCCCGGCCGCACGCTGCACCCATCCGGTCGAGCCCGGCCGGGTGATCCCGGCGCCGTCGATCAACAACGGGCTCAACCCGCTGGGCGCCAGCCAGCTGCCGCCGCCGGAGTCCTCCGCGCCGACCAGTGACCCGCTCACCCCGCCCGGCCAGGGCACCGTCACCTGCAGTGGACAGCAACCCAACCCGTGCATCTACACTCCGGCAGCAGGCCCCTCCGCGGTGTACAGCCCCCAGAGCGGCGAGGTGGTCGGCCCCGACGGCGTCAAGTACACCGTCAACAACTCGATGAAGCCAGGAGATAGCGGATGGAAGGAGATGCTGGCACCAGCCGGCTGA
- a CDS encoding RDD family protein, which yields MTAVLDVNSDMNPDADAAAPDGAVVEVPVAAWAARAGALTVDVLFGVAAAAVMALLAWISPWQGWQWWLYVVVLVLFGGAVLVNRWLLPAWTGWTLGRAVAGIRVVGRTGARVGVLRLMARDIAHLLDTAALFVGWLWPLWDRRGRTFADLLLRTEVHRVDAPPRDLRKPVAVGMVATVVMCGAGAALGYGAVYRHDRAVDRARAEISQQGPRIVEQMLSYSPQTVKDDFAKAQSLATDSYRPQLVAQQNSVQKAPIVDNEYWTVNSAVTEVAPTTATMLMAMQGQRGADPASMKFITATVQVDFVESGGQWRVQNLTVITRPQPGGGPR from the coding sequence GTGACGGCGGTGCTGGACGTGAACTCAGACATGAACCCGGACGCGGACGCGGCGGCGCCGGACGGCGCGGTCGTCGAGGTGCCGGTGGCGGCCTGGGCCGCGCGGGCCGGGGCGCTGACCGTCGACGTGCTGTTCGGGGTGGCCGCCGCCGCGGTGATGGCGCTGCTGGCCTGGATTTCGCCGTGGCAGGGCTGGCAGTGGTGGCTGTACGTGGTCGTGCTGGTGCTGTTCGGCGGGGCGGTCCTGGTGAACCGCTGGCTACTACCGGCCTGGACGGGCTGGACACTGGGCCGGGCGGTCGCCGGCATCCGGGTGGTCGGGCGCACCGGCGCGCGGGTGGGCGTCCTCCGATTGATGGCGCGCGATATCGCCCATCTGCTCGACACGGCCGCGCTGTTCGTCGGGTGGCTGTGGCCGCTGTGGGACCGGCGCGGCCGAACCTTCGCGGACCTGCTGCTGCGCACCGAGGTTCACCGAGTCGACGCGCCGCCACGCGATCTGCGCAAGCCGGTGGCGGTGGGCATGGTGGCCACCGTCGTGATGTGCGGTGCCGGTGCCGCACTGGGATACGGCGCGGTGTACCGACACGACCGCGCGGTGGACCGGGCCAGAGCCGAGATCTCGCAGCAGGGCCCACGCATCGTCGAACAGATGCTCAGCTACAGCCCGCAGACCGTCAAGGACGATTTCGCCAAGGCGCAGTCGCTGGCGACCGACAGTTATCGGCCTCAGCTTGTCGCCCAACAGAATTCGGTGCAGAAGGCACCGATCGTGGACAACGAGTACTGGACCGTCAACAGCGCGGTCACCGAGGTGGCGCCCACGACGGCCACCATGTTGATGGCCATGCAGGGACAGCGCGGAGCCGACCCGGCCTCGATGAAATTCATCACCGCGACGGTGCAGGTCGATTTCGTCGAGTCCGGTGGGCAGTGGCGTGTGCAGAACCTCACGGTGATCACCCGCCCGCAACCGGGCGGAGGGCCGCGATGA
- a CDS encoding mammalian cell entry protein, whose product MSPRRHVDPGTPELFVTVHNPPRRWGLPLVGGVCAVVLAAIIGACTIMAMAHESDRRTERRDASALAYVRDFMTVYTTMDPFHANDYADRIKAQGTGEFVKQFTEKQNEIVIQVARAEPTTGTVLAAGVQRWNDNGSADVLVATKMTSKTPDGKQTIETGSRWLATTIQEGRQWKISRLIQVI is encoded by the coding sequence ATGAGCCCGCGCCGCCACGTCGATCCCGGGACGCCCGAACTCTTTGTGACCGTGCACAACCCGCCGAGGCGATGGGGCCTGCCGCTGGTCGGCGGTGTCTGCGCGGTGGTGCTGGCCGCCATCATTGGGGCCTGCACGATCATGGCGATGGCGCACGAATCGGACCGTCGCACCGAGCGCCGGGATGCCTCCGCGTTGGCCTACGTCCGCGACTTCATGACCGTCTACACCACCATGGACCCGTTCCACGCCAACGACTACGCCGACCGGATCAAGGCGCAGGGCACCGGCGAATTCGTCAAACAGTTCACCGAGAAGCAGAACGAGATCGTCATCCAGGTGGCCCGCGCCGAGCCGACGACCGGTACCGTGCTGGCTGCGGGCGTGCAGCGCTGGAACGACAACGGCAGCGCCGACGTCCTGGTCGCGACGAAGATGACCTCCAAGACACCCGACGGGAAGCAGACCATCGAGACCGGGAGCCGTTGGCTGGCAACGACTATTCAGGAAGGGCGCCAGTGGAAGATCAGCCGGCTGATCCAGGTGATCTGA
- a CDS encoding YoaK family protein, giving the protein MRSPVSRRSTVTALLLLTFATGVVDAVSVLVLGHVFVANMTGNVIFLGFWFVPGSGVDLTAAAVAFAGFVAGTVLGGRLARHLDARVRRWLVVTLVVEAAIIATMAVLAGAGVLDYRDDSKLILIAGLAVSFGCQNATARQFGIQELSTTVLTSTIVGIGFDSRLAGGTGQGEKLRYTVVLTMCGGAVLGATLSRYTVAPVIGLAAAIVTASAAIFAFGPGNAD; this is encoded by the coding sequence ATGCGCTCTCCGGTGTCCCGGCGGTCGACCGTGACGGCCCTGCTGCTGTTGACGTTCGCCACCGGCGTGGTGGACGCGGTGAGCGTGCTGGTGCTCGGCCACGTCTTCGTGGCCAACATGACGGGCAACGTGATCTTCCTGGGGTTCTGGTTTGTCCCCGGATCGGGGGTGGACCTCACCGCAGCGGCCGTCGCGTTCGCCGGTTTCGTCGCCGGAACGGTGCTCGGCGGACGGCTGGCGCGGCATCTCGATGCGCGGGTGCGCCGATGGCTGGTGGTGACCCTGGTTGTCGAAGCGGCGATCATCGCGACCATGGCCGTGCTCGCCGGGGCCGGCGTGCTCGACTACCGCGACGACAGCAAGCTGATTTTGATCGCCGGGCTCGCGGTGAGCTTCGGCTGTCAGAACGCCACCGCACGGCAGTTCGGCATCCAGGAGTTGAGCACCACGGTGCTGACCTCCACCATCGTGGGAATCGGGTTCGACAGCCGGTTGGCCGGCGGCACCGGGCAGGGCGAGAAGCTGCGCTACACCGTCGTGCTCACCATGTGCGGCGGCGCGGTGCTCGGGGCGACGTTGAGCCGCTACACCGTCGCTCCGGTGATCGGTCTGGCCGCCGCGATCGTCACGGCTTCGGCGGCCATCTTCGCGTTCGGACCCGGGAACGCCGATTAG
- a CDS encoding SDR family NAD(P)-dependent oxidoreductase encodes MPDVSTEQWRKWLEINTIGQLAATRAVLPRPRGSHGRVVFTSSIDGRLSAR; translated from the coding sequence GTGCCGGACGTGAGCACCGAGCAATGGCGAAAGTGGTTGGAGATCAACACAATCGGCCAGCTGGCCGCGACCAGGGCGGTGCTGCCGCGGCCGCGCGGATCGCACGGGCGGGTGGTGTTCACCTCCAGCATCGACGGCCGGCTCTCAGCCCGCTGA